In one Corallococcus silvisoli genomic region, the following are encoded:
- a CDS encoding cupin-like domain-containing protein → MSEDKSPLRPEWRQWLAENLALGVAEEDVQRVLVSSGVDPALAQAEMRAVGEHPYFRACRQVARHFGWMESLMDVYSALRAQDGGRALEVRQGVTPEEFFHRYYFGHRPVVLRGMMADWPAMRRWSLSYFRERLGGVEVEVMVGRDADPDHAAFQDRHRARMPFSDFLTLLEKGAETNDYYMVPRNENWRQGGLSPLREDLRAPAGIIEPDLREDMLTLLLGPAGTVTPLHHDNMNILLGQVMGRKHVRLVPSFERHRVYPHRGTFSHVDADAPDLDAHPLFAEATVLEAVLEPGDMVFLPVGWWHWVKALDVSASVTFHHFRVPGGNTHLEPPV, encoded by the coding sequence ATGAGCGAAGACAAGTCCCCCCTGCGGCCGGAGTGGCGGCAGTGGCTGGCGGAGAACCTGGCCCTGGGGGTCGCGGAGGAAGACGTACAGCGGGTCCTCGTGTCGTCCGGTGTGGACCCGGCGCTGGCGCAGGCGGAGATGCGGGCGGTGGGTGAGCACCCGTACTTCCGGGCCTGCCGTCAGGTGGCCCGGCACTTCGGCTGGATGGAGTCGCTGATGGACGTCTACAGCGCGCTGCGGGCCCAGGACGGGGGCCGCGCGCTGGAGGTGCGCCAGGGGGTGACGCCCGAGGAGTTCTTCCACCGCTACTACTTCGGCCACCGGCCGGTGGTGCTGCGCGGGATGATGGCGGACTGGCCCGCGATGCGGCGCTGGTCGCTGTCCTACTTCCGCGAGCGGTTGGGCGGCGTGGAGGTGGAGGTGATGGTGGGCCGCGACGCCGATCCGGATCACGCGGCCTTCCAGGACCGCCACCGCGCGCGGATGCCCTTCTCCGACTTCCTCACCTTGCTGGAGAAGGGGGCGGAGACGAACGACTACTACATGGTGCCGCGCAACGAGAACTGGCGGCAGGGCGGCTTGTCGCCGCTGCGCGAGGACCTGCGGGCCCCGGCGGGAATCATCGAACCGGACCTGAGGGAGGACATGCTCACGCTGCTGCTGGGGCCCGCGGGCACCGTCACCCCGCTGCACCACGACAACATGAACATCCTGTTGGGGCAGGTGATGGGCCGCAAGCACGTGCGGCTGGTGCCCTCCTTCGAGCGGCACCGCGTGTACCCGCACCGGGGCACCTTCAGCCACGTGGACGCGGACGCGCCGGACCTGGACGCGCACCCCCTCTTCGCGGAGGCCACGGTGCTGGAGGCGGTGCTGGAGCCCGGGGACATGGTGTTCCTGCCCGTGGGCTGGTGGCACTGGGTGAAGGCGCTGGACGTGAGCGCCAGCGTCACCTTCCACCACTTCCGTGTTCCCGGCGGCAACACGCACCTGGAGCCCCCTGTCTGA